In Campylobacter concisus, the following proteins share a genomic window:
- a CDS encoding putative quinol monooxygenase has protein sequence MIKKLFLLVFSAAFAFGAEAKVSLYELLSTPNNKSLLKQLGRENILSSKSEPGTQAIFFASAKSKPELFYVLEFYEDEAAYKKHISSAHFKKFASASAEILASKKAISVKKRAAFSKNLTPERLKDAYFHITNLSLKAKSDAKFEKIIKKYMQKSVDEGAYAQFAFSQKEAPSKWVLVEIYKDEASFESYRHSENYKAYAKERAGLIEEFDGFGLKNEISFSKIKF, from the coding sequence ATGATTAAAAAGCTATTTTTATTAGTATTTTCGGCAGCTTTTGCCTTTGGGGCGGAGGCGAAAGTGAGCTTATACGAGCTGCTTTCAACGCCAAATAACAAGAGCTTGCTAAAGCAGCTTGGCAGGGAAAATATCCTTAGCTCAAAGAGCGAGCCAGGCACACAGGCGATCTTTTTTGCGAGCGCAAAGAGCAAGCCAGAGCTATTTTATGTGCTTGAGTTTTACGAGGACGAGGCGGCTTATAAAAAGCATATAAGCTCAGCGCATTTTAAGAAATTTGCAAGCGCAAGCGCTGAAATTTTAGCTAGCAAAAAGGCTATCAGCGTGAAAAAGAGGGCTGCTTTTTCTAAAAATTTAACGCCAGAGCGCCTAAAAGATGCCTACTTTCACATCACAAATTTAAGCCTTAAGGCAAAAAGCGATGCGAAATTTGAAAAGATCATCAAAAAATATATGCAAAAAAGCGTAGATGAGGGTGCTTACGCGCAGTTTGCCTTTAGTCAAAAAGAGGCACCTAGCAAGTGGGTGCTGGTTGAAATTTACAAAGACGAAGCTAGCTTTGAGAGCTACCGCCACAGCGAAAACTACAAGGCTTATGCCAAAGAGCGAGCAGGGCTGATAGAGGAATTTGACGGCTTTGGTCTTAAGAACGAGATCTCATTTAGCAAGATAAAATTTTAG
- a CDS encoding cytochrome d ubiquinol oxidase subunit II: MHSLSLENLQIYWWFIVSLLGGLLVFMMFVQGGQSLIFSLGKDELKKDMLINSIGRKWELTFTTLVMFGGACFAAFPLFYATSFGGAYWVWLAILFCFIIQAVSYEYRKKPNNFLGARTYEIFLFINGSLGVILIGMAVSTFFSGSDFVLNEHNFVEWKTPFRGLEALANPYLYLLGIAMFFLSRVGGCLYLINNIADGEFIQNARKQLIINTVLFLPFFLGFLAWILIKDGFAYDANGVVSLVAYKYAINLIEMPIAGILLLVGVVLVLVGIFQGAFTKSIRGIFAYGVGVTLAVTALFLITGLNGTAFYPSFSDLASSLTIKNASSSHYTLGVMAYVSLLVPVVLAYIIIVWRAIDSKKITQDEIKNDHHAY; the protein is encoded by the coding sequence ATGCATAGTTTAAGCTTAGAAAATTTACAAATTTATTGGTGGTTTATAGTTAGCCTTCTTGGCGGACTTTTGGTATTTATGATGTTTGTTCAAGGCGGTCAGTCGCTCATCTTTAGCCTTGGCAAGGACGAGCTTAAAAAAGATATGCTCATAAATTCTATCGGTAGAAAATGGGAGCTTACATTTACAACGCTTGTTATGTTTGGAGGCGCGTGCTTTGCGGCGTTCCCGCTATTTTACGCTACTAGCTTTGGTGGTGCTTACTGGGTTTGGCTGGCTATTTTATTTTGCTTTATCATCCAAGCTGTAAGCTACGAGTACCGCAAAAAGCCTAATAACTTCTTAGGCGCTAGAACTTATGAAATTTTCCTTTTCATAAATGGCTCACTTGGCGTTATCCTTATTGGCATGGCAGTTAGTACATTTTTTAGCGGAAGCGACTTTGTGCTAAATGAGCACAACTTTGTCGAGTGGAAGACTCCGTTTCGCGGTCTTGAAGCATTGGCAAATCCTTACTTGTATTTGCTTGGCATAGCGATGTTTTTCTTATCTCGCGTAGGTGGCTGCTTATATCTTATAAACAACATCGCTGATGGCGAATTTATACAAAACGCTAGAAAACAGCTAATTATCAACACCGTGCTATTCTTGCCATTTTTCCTAGGCTTTCTTGCTTGGATACTTATAAAAGATGGCTTTGCATACGACGCAAACGGCGTAGTTAGCCTTGTTGCTTACAAATACGCTATAAATTTGATCGAGATGCCTATCGCTGGCATATTGCTTCTTGTTGGCGTTGTTTTGGTGCTTGTTGGAATTTTCCAAGGGGCATTTACAAAAAGCATTCGTGGAATTTTTGCTTATGGCGTTGGCGTTACGCTTGCTGTAACCGCGCTATTTTTGATAACAGGACTAAATGGCACTGCATTTTATCCGTCATTTAGCGACCTTGCTAGCTCGCTAACTATCAAAAACGCAAGCTCTAGCCACTATACACTTGGCGTTATGGCCTATGTTAGCTTGCTAGTACCAGTAGTGCTTGCTTATATCATCATCGTTTGGCGAGCGATAGATAGCAAGAAGATCACACAAGATGAGATCAAAAACGATCATCACGCATACTAA
- a CDS encoding NAD(P)H-dependent oxidoreductase: MSEILVVSGHTDLENSFANKIILGELKKQVPEAKFDILSELYKNYVIDVKAEQKKLVKADVIVLVYPFFWYGVPSLLQKWFEDVLVHSFSHGSKGDKLRGKKLVLSFTSGAPEELYKKEALQHYEIEEFLPPLRALANMCGMEFAGYVYSGGLSYQSRHDEAKLALMRQKALDHAKRLEELIGKIS; this comes from the coding sequence ATGAGTGAAATTTTAGTTGTATCAGGTCACACTGACCTTGAAAATTCCTTTGCAAATAAGATTATATTGGGCGAGCTAAAAAAGCAGGTGCCAGAGGCTAAATTTGACATACTAAGCGAGCTTTATAAAAACTACGTGATAGACGTAAAAGCCGAGCAAAAAAAGCTAGTAAAGGCTGATGTGATCGTGCTTGTTTATCCATTTTTCTGGTACGGCGTGCCATCGCTTTTACAAAAGTGGTTTGAGGACGTGCTAGTTCATAGCTTCTCTCATGGCAGCAAGGGAGATAAGCTACGTGGCAAAAAGCTGGTGCTTTCATTTACCTCTGGAGCACCTGAGGAGCTTTATAAAAAAGAGGCGCTTCAGCACTACGAGATAGAGGAGTTTTTACCGCCACTTAGGGCGTTAGCAAATATGTGTGGCATGGAGTTTGCAGGCTATGTTTATAGCGGAGGGCTATCATATCAGAGTAGGCACGATGAGGCAAAGCTTGCTTTGATGAGGCAAAAGGCGCTTGATCATGCAAAGAGGCTAGAGGAGTTGATAGGTAAAATTTCATGA
- the ilvD gene encoding dihydroxy-acid dehydratase, with protein sequence MRSDIIKKGYTRAPHRSLLRATGLKDDDFAKPFIGVANSFIEIIPGHFFLNKYAQILKDEIRKNGCIPFEFNCIGVDDGIAMGHGGMLYSLPSREIIANSIETVMNAHALDALVCMPNCDKIVPGMVMGALRVNVPTVFVSGGPMKKGYTKDGKPIDLATAFEAVGKFETKEIDEAELKDIECNACPSGGSCSGMFTANSMNTLCEAMGIALPGNGTILALTPEREELIRQAARRICQIALDEKFKIRNILNEKAIRNALVVDMAMGGSSNTVLHMLAISREAGVNLDIKELNKISQNIAHIAKISPSLPNVHMEDIGRAGGMNAVIKEISRRDNGMLNLDNLTVSGETLGERVKVSDIKDESIIHKVENAYSQVGGLAILFGNLAEQGCVIKTAGIVGERKFSGKAVCFNSQDEAIAGISSGKVDKGDVVVIRYEGPRGGPGMQEMLSPTSLIMGRGLGADVALITDGRFSGATRGLSIGHVSPEAAEGGMIGLLQDGDIIDIDVDKYEINVRLSEAEIAKRRAEFKPVDKPLTSRWLRQYRKLVTNASNGAVLEA encoded by the coding sequence TTGAGAAGCGACATAATCAAAAAAGGCTACACAAGAGCTCCACACCGCTCACTTTTGCGTGCGACTGGGCTAAAAGACGATGACTTTGCTAAACCCTTTATCGGCGTTGCAAACAGCTTTATAGAGATCATTCCAGGCCACTTTTTCTTAAACAAATATGCACAAATTTTAAAAGATGAGATTCGCAAGAATGGCTGTATTCCATTTGAGTTTAACTGCATAGGTGTTGATGATGGCATAGCGATGGGGCATGGAGGCATGCTATATAGCTTGCCTAGCCGCGAAATCATCGCAAACTCGATAGAAACCGTGATGAACGCGCATGCGCTTGACGCACTTGTTTGTATGCCAAACTGCGACAAGATCGTCCCTGGCATGGTTATGGGCGCTTTAAGAGTAAATGTACCAACCGTGTTTGTAAGCGGTGGCCCTATGAAAAAAGGCTACACAAAAGATGGCAAGCCGATAGATCTTGCGACTGCGTTTGAGGCGGTTGGTAAATTTGAGACCAAAGAGATAGATGAGGCTGAGCTAAAAGATATCGAGTGCAACGCATGTCCAAGTGGTGGTAGCTGTAGTGGTATGTTTACAGCAAATTCTATGAACACACTTTGTGAAGCGATGGGCATAGCACTCCCTGGCAACGGCACCATCCTGGCGCTAACTCCAGAGCGTGAGGAGCTCATCAGGCAGGCTGCTCGTAGGATCTGCCAGATCGCACTTGATGAGAAATTTAAGATAAGAAACATACTAAATGAAAAAGCGATCCGCAACGCGCTTGTCGTTGATATGGCGATGGGTGGTAGCAGCAACACCGTTCTTCATATGCTAGCCATCTCAAGAGAGGCTGGCGTAAATTTAGACATCAAAGAGCTAAATAAGATCAGCCAAAACATCGCTCACATCGCTAAGATCAGCCCAAGCTTACCAAATGTGCACATGGAGGACATCGGTAGAGCTGGTGGCATGAATGCAGTAATAAAAGAAATTTCACGCAGAGATAATGGCATGCTAAATTTGGATAATCTCACAGTTAGTGGCGAAACTTTAGGAGAGCGTGTAAAGGTAAGTGACATCAAAGATGAAAGCATCATTCACAAAGTAGAAAACGCCTATTCGCAAGTTGGCGGACTTGCCATTTTATTTGGAAATTTAGCTGAGCAAGGCTGTGTCATCAAGACAGCTGGCATCGTTGGTGAGCGTAAATTTAGTGGCAAAGCGGTCTGCTTTAACTCACAAGATGAAGCGATTGCTGGCATCTCAAGTGGCAAAGTAGATAAAGGCGATGTCGTCGTCATCCGATACGAAGGTCCGCGCGGAGGCCCTGGCATGCAAGAGATGCTAAGCCCTACTTCACTCATCATGGGACGAGGCCTTGGCGCAGACGTGGCGCTCATCACAGATGGTCGCTTTAGCGGAGCGACAAGAGGTCTAAGCATCGGTCACGTAAGCCCAGAAGCGGCTGAAGGCGGCATGATAGGTTTGCTACAAGATGGCGATATCATCGATATAGACGTCGATAAATACGAGATAAACGTTCGCCTAAGCGAGGCTGAGATCGCAAAGAGAAGAGCAGAATTTAAGCCAGTTGATAAACCGCTAACCTCTCGCTGGCTAAGGCAATACCGCAAACTAGTCACAAACGCAAGCAACGGTGCAGTGCTAGAAGCATAA
- a CDS encoding aryl-sulfate sulfotransferase has protein sequence MSKNFLGSVALAAVLVSGLSIGITPLEAGVLAHHVKVQGELGSVFINPYDVSPLTAIIDRAGKDIKDIHVKVKGKPDGGIDIDYNVSEHALLTHDGVPIWGLYPDYLNEVVVSYTFNGAKKIETYKIYAQPIVTYSRDFRFSHMQKTRVKKVDPAFKNRLYLINNTITSVYKPLDWKNGGAASWNDFTENYIVDTKGEVRWYLDYQKFYDRSERRVMDGGMMMGFHQLKNGDISFGMAQRYLRYDLMGKEIYNRPLPRGYIDLSHEVMPLKDDHALLRVGKYNYHHKDGKISHTIRDHIIEVDSTGKVVEEWDLNEIFGNNVYRSNLIKALDARAVCLNIDMDAKEIKISNDLPFGDITSTGTGRNWAHVNSISYDESDDSIILSLRHQGIVKIGRDKKVKWILASPEGWSEEFKAKVLTPVDSKGNKIKCENSKCEGEFDWSWTQHTAWLTPRYDNKGSIKHLSVFDNGDARGMEQPAFKEDKYSRAVEYKIDEKKGTVEQTWQFGKERGFDFYSAVTSNVEWQKDKSTYFISSSNVNLLRPDKTIKMVLVEIDPKTNEIKFEMDVDSASRDDVAYRAMVIDPEVFSY, from the coding sequence ATGAGCAAGAATTTCTTAGGTTCTGTTGCCCTTGCGGCTGTTTTGGTTAGTGGTCTTAGTATAGGCATCACTCCACTAGAGGCTGGAGTCCTGGCTCATCACGTAAAGGTTCAAGGCGAGCTTGGCTCAGTCTTTATAAATCCTTACGATGTATCGCCTCTAACTGCTATCATCGATAGAGCTGGCAAAGATATCAAAGATATCCATGTCAAAGTAAAAGGCAAGCCAGATGGCGGTATCGACATCGACTACAACGTCTCAGAGCATGCCCTGCTTACGCATGATGGTGTGCCTATTTGGGGCCTTTACCCTGACTATCTAAATGAAGTAGTCGTAAGCTACACATTTAACGGAGCTAAAAAGATAGAAACGTATAAAATTTACGCCCAGCCTATCGTCACATATAGCCGTGATTTTAGATTTTCTCACATGCAAAAGACTCGCGTCAAAAAGGTCGATCCTGCGTTTAAAAATAGGCTCTATCTCATCAACAATACGATCACGAGCGTTTATAAGCCGCTTGACTGGAAAAACGGCGGAGCTGCTAGCTGGAACGACTTTACCGAAAACTACATCGTAGATACCAAAGGCGAGGTCAGATGGTATCTTGACTATCAAAAATTTTACGACCGCAGCGAGCGCAGAGTGATGGATGGAGGCATGATGATGGGCTTTCATCAGCTAAAAAACGGCGATATCAGCTTTGGTATGGCTCAAAGATATCTAAGATATGACCTTATGGGAAAAGAAATTTATAACCGCCCGCTTCCAAGAGGCTACATCGACCTAAGCCATGAAGTTATGCCATTAAAGGATGATCACGCACTTCTTAGAGTTGGCAAATACAACTACCACCACAAAGATGGCAAAATTTCTCACACCATAAGAGATCACATCATCGAGGTCGATAGCACCGGTAAAGTGGTCGAAGAGTGGGATTTAAATGAAATTTTTGGTAACAACGTCTACCGCAGCAACCTCATAAAAGCGCTTGATGCTAGAGCTGTTTGCCTAAACATCGACATGGACGCAAAAGAGATAAAGATAAGTAATGATTTGCCATTTGGCGATATCACCTCTACTGGCACAGGCAGAAACTGGGCTCACGTAAATTCTATCTCATACGATGAGAGCGATGATAGTATCATCCTCTCACTTCGCCACCAAGGCATCGTTAAAATCGGACGCGATAAAAAAGTAAAATGGATACTAGCTTCGCCTGAGGGCTGGAGTGAAGAATTTAAAGCCAAAGTGCTAACTCCAGTCGATAGCAAAGGCAATAAAATAAAATGCGAAAACTCAAAATGCGAGGGCGAATTTGACTGGTCATGGACTCAGCACACTGCATGGCTAACGCCAAGATACGACAACAAAGGCAGCATAAAACACCTAAGTGTCTTTGACAATGGCGATGCAAGGGGCATGGAGCAGCCAGCCTTTAAAGAGGATAAATACTCCCGCGCGGTTGAGTACAAGATAGATGAGAAAAAGGGCACAGTCGAGCAGACTTGGCAGTTTGGCAAGGAGCGTGGCTTTGACTTTTATAGCGCAGTCACTAGCAACGTTGAGTGGCAAAAGGATAAAAGCACCTACTTTATCTCAAGCTCAAATGTAAATTTACTCCGTCCTGACAAGACTATCAAAATGGTCTTAGTTGAGATCGATCCAAAGACAAATGAGATCAAATTTGAGATGGATGTGGACTCTGCTTCAAGAGATGATGTCGCTTATAGGGCGATGGTTATTGATCCGGAGGTATTTAGTTATTAG
- the rmuC gene encoding DNA recombination protein RmuC, translated as MQQDFYFYAAIFLGILFLIAIFVIYSFNRDKLELKRNLAQKEQENFEISSNLTNLVSKNSENLQLISEQKARLMSNHERIDELIGEIDALKTKIAQKDEAEDAMERVINELKESIGTANERAKNNEANFTATLAELNQNKNALVEASERENRLKRDMAVLRNEIEAKENSLKEQEANLLKVKNELNLEFSNLANKIFEEKSANFTQNSQNSLDLLLKPLKEQISTFQERVNAVHDASVKGMSALGTQIKHISDIGITMSKEANSLATALKGSNKTLGNWGEMQLERTFEASGLIKGEHYFTQQNYKDEEGKRFIPDFVVKIPDGKHLIIDSKVSLIAYEKAIRASNDNELNLALKEHIVSMKGHIDSLNSKNYGDIVPESPDFVLMFVPIEPAYLEAMKFDSTLFDYAFEKRVVLVSHSTLMPILRTVANLWRIERGNEEAKNIVKSAIKIYDKVRNVAEHMNRLSNTLNTANKHFNALAASFSGRDGLVSRLENFKRLSPDEQKEIDIKEIGVNSELASDD; from the coding sequence ATGCAACAAGATTTCTATTTTTATGCTGCCATATTTTTAGGAATACTATTTTTGATTGCGATATTTGTCATCTATTCATTTAATAGAGACAAACTCGAGCTAAAGCGAAATTTGGCGCAAAAAGAGCAAGAAAATTTTGAAATTTCATCAAATCTAACAAATTTAGTATCTAAAAATAGTGAAAATCTGCAGCTAATCAGTGAGCAAAAAGCAAGACTTATGTCAAATCACGAGCGAATAGACGAGCTCATCGGCGAGATCGATGCGCTAAAAACCAAAATAGCACAAAAAGATGAAGCCGAAGATGCGATGGAGCGCGTGATAAACGAGCTTAAAGAGAGTATCGGTACAGCAAATGAAAGGGCCAAGAATAACGAGGCAAATTTCACTGCAACACTAGCCGAGCTAAATCAAAATAAAAATGCTTTAGTTGAAGCAAGTGAGAGAGAAAATAGATTAAAACGTGATATGGCTGTGCTTAGAAATGAAATAGAAGCAAAAGAAAATAGCCTAAAAGAGCAAGAGGCAAATTTATTAAAAGTAAAAAATGAATTAAATTTGGAATTTTCTAATCTTGCAAATAAAATATTTGAAGAAAAAAGTGCAAATTTCACACAAAATAGCCAAAATTCTTTAGATCTTTTACTAAAGCCACTAAAGGAGCAAATTTCAACCTTTCAAGAGCGCGTAAATGCAGTCCATGACGCGTCAGTTAAAGGCATGAGTGCGCTAGGAACGCAGATCAAACACATAAGTGATATCGGCATCACTATGTCAAAAGAAGCAAACTCACTTGCAACTGCTCTAAAAGGTAGCAACAAAACACTTGGAAATTGGGGAGAAATGCAGCTTGAGCGGACGTTTGAGGCTTCTGGGCTCATAAAAGGTGAACACTACTTCACCCAGCAAAATTACAAAGATGAAGAGGGCAAACGCTTTATTCCTGATTTTGTAGTAAAAATCCCTGACGGCAAACATCTGATAATAGACTCTAAGGTCTCACTAATCGCCTATGAAAAAGCCATTAGGGCTAGTAATGACAATGAGTTAAATTTGGCTCTAAAAGAGCATATCGTTTCTATGAAAGGTCATATAGACAGTCTAAATAGTAAAAACTACGGCGATATCGTACCTGAAAGCCCTGACTTTGTGCTTATGTTTGTGCCGATAGAGCCAGCTTACCTTGAGGCTATGAAATTTGATAGCACACTTTTTGACTATGCATTTGAAAAACGCGTGGTTTTAGTCTCTCACTCTACCCTTATGCCTATTCTTCGCACAGTGGCAAATTTATGGCGCATAGAGCGTGGCAATGAAGAGGCCAAAAATATCGTAAAGAGTGCGATTAAAATTTATGATAAAGTCCGCAATGTGGCCGAGCATATGAATAGACTTAGCAATACACTAAATACTGCAAATAAACATTTTAATGCCCTAGCAGCAAGTTTTAGTGGCAGAGATGGTCTTGTCAGTAGGCTTGAAAATTTTAAACGTTTATCTCCAGATGAACAAAAAGAGATAGATATAAAAGAGATTGGTGTTAATAGCGAGTTAGCAAGCGATGATTAA
- a CDS encoding ferritin family protein, with amino-acid sequence MRQYETYKCEKCGNEIEVQKVGGGTLTCCGEEMKCVTENLTAVNLMKAFAGESQARNKYELYGDLAKEAGYHAIARHFYEAAENEKWHARAEFKKYHELMNDPIDKMDKNLLDAAAGENYEHTTMYPDFAKIAKEEELRDVERLFNAIGKVEVEHEREYLELKKMLDEEGFFESDEEDIWVCEVCGHVHRGKKAPGACPLCKAPKEYFKREFLG; translated from the coding sequence ATGAGACAGTACGAAACATACAAATGTGAAAAATGCGGCAACGAGATCGAAGTTCAAAAAGTTGGCGGCGGCACACTAACCTGTTGTGGCGAAGAGATGAAGTGCGTGACTGAAAATTTAACAGCTGTAAATTTGATGAAGGCATTTGCTGGCGAGTCACAAGCTAGAAATAAGTATGAGCTTTACGGCGATCTAGCCAAAGAAGCAGGCTATCACGCGATAGCTAGACACTTTTACGAAGCAGCTGAAAATGAGAAATGGCATGCAAGAGCTGAGTTTAAAAAATATCACGAGCTGATGAACGATCCGATCGATAAGATGGATAAAAATTTACTTGATGCGGCAGCTGGCGAAAACTACGAGCATACGACGATGTATCCAGACTTTGCAAAGATCGCAAAAGAAGAAGAGCTAAGAGATGTTGAGAGGCTATTTAACGCGATCGGCAAGGTCGAGGTTGAGCATGAAAGAGAGTATTTAGAGCTTAAAAAGATGCTTGATGAAGAGGGCTTTTTTGAGAGCGACGAGGAAGATATCTGGGTTTGTGAGGTGTGCGGACACGTTCACAGAGGCAAAAAAGCTCCAGGCGCTTGCCCACTTTGCAAGGCTCCAAAAGAGTATTTTAAGCGCGAATTCTTAGGCTAA
- a CDS encoding DUF5339 domain-containing protein: MKKSLLVLTTLGFALSLNAADLTDTCKSYFSDIDKMVEAYKQAGQEQQVKMYEDQKKQSMDQLASLPKEQQDATCKQAKEMFAQVMDQMKKQGLLK; this comes from the coding sequence ATGAAAAAATCACTTTTAGTTTTAACTACTCTTGGCTTTGCATTAAGCCTAAACGCTGCAGATCTTACAGATACTTGCAAATCATACTTCTCAGATATCGACAAAATGGTCGAAGCTTACAAACAAGCTGGTCAAGAGCAACAAGTAAAAATGTATGAAGATCAAAAGAAACAATCAATGGATCAACTAGCTTCTTTACCAAAAGAGCAACAAGACGCTACTTGCAAACAAGCTAAAGAGATGTTTGCTCAAGTAATGGACCAAATGAAAAAACAAGGTCTTTTAAAATAA
- a CDS encoding tannase/feruloyl esterase family alpha/beta hydrolase: MKKISLFCALVLVSSTAFALDRAGCESLKDVEILNNEMIDAVWSESGEVSADKMSALTGGSKNTIKAKPHCVVHGKLYKRTGSDGKEYAIDYELRLPEQWNEKFLFQGGGGMDGFVAPALGAVPIRTSTATPALLRGYAVVTTNSGHPKPTAEFGLDQQARLDYAYQAIGKVTDASKQILVTAYAKKPKHSYFMGCSNGGRAALIAAERYPLEFDGVIAANPGFRLSRAAIAQQWDNQALMKIAPKNEKGEKIFANALTKDDLNKLSQAVLEKCDALDGLKDGIINAWEACKFDPKSLNLDKQKIEAIEKIFNGAKNSKGEQIYSGWFYDSGVSAEGWRQWKLGDSQSAKPNARNITLSSGSVNYYFLTPAQPNFDTINFDFDKDTPKTFETAAINDAISTNLSTFSANGGKLIIVTGVSDPVFSAKDQRDWFKKLEANNENSQNFAAFFALPGMNHCGGGNGIDDVDPLSALEAWHEKGEAPKSMLAKSKTYAGKEFLVCAYPKVATYVGGDVSKASSFVCK, translated from the coding sequence ATGAAGAAAATTTCACTTTTTTGCGCACTAGTGCTTGTTAGTAGCACGGCTTTTGCCCTTGATAGGGCAGGATGCGAGAGTTTAAAAGATGTGGAAATTTTAAACAACGAGATGATAGATGCGGTGTGGAGTGAGAGTGGCGAAGTATCAGCCGATAAGATGTCTGCGCTAACTGGTGGCAGTAAAAACACTATCAAAGCAAAGCCTCACTGCGTGGTGCATGGCAAACTCTATAAGCGCACCGGAAGTGACGGCAAAGAGTATGCGATAGACTATGAACTAAGGCTGCCAGAGCAGTGGAATGAGAAGTTTTTATTTCAAGGCGGAGGCGGTATGGACGGCTTTGTAGCGCCTGCTCTTGGCGCAGTGCCGATACGCACAAGCACAGCCACGCCAGCGCTTCTTAGAGGTTACGCGGTAGTTACTACAAACTCAGGCCACCCAAAACCAACGGCAGAGTTTGGACTAGATCAGCAAGCAAGGCTAGACTACGCCTATCAGGCGATTGGCAAGGTTACGGACGCATCTAAGCAAATTTTAGTCACCGCATACGCCAAAAAGCCAAAACATAGCTACTTCATGGGCTGCTCAAATGGCGGTAGGGCAGCGCTCATAGCGGCCGAGCGTTATCCACTAGAATTTGATGGTGTCATCGCTGCAAACCCTGGCTTTAGGCTATCTCGCGCGGCGATCGCTCAGCAGTGGGACAATCAAGCCCTTATGAAGATAGCTCCAAAAAATGAAAAAGGCGAGAAAATTTTTGCAAATGCCCTAACTAAGGACGATCTTAACAAGCTAAGCCAAGCCGTGCTAGAAAAATGTGACGCCTTAGACGGACTAAAAGATGGGATCATCAATGCTTGGGAGGCGTGCAAATTTGATCCAAAAAGTCTAAATTTAGATAAGCAAAAGATAGAGGCGATCGAAAAAATCTTTAACGGAGCCAAAAACAGCAAGGGCGAGCAAATTTATAGTGGCTGGTTTTACGACTCAGGCGTGAGCGCTGAGGGCTGGAGGCAATGGAAGCTGGGCGACTCACAAAGCGCCAAGCCAAACGCTAGAAATATCACGCTTTCTAGCGGCTCGGTGAATTACTACTTTTTAACGCCAGCACAGCCAAATTTTGACACGATAAATTTTGACTTTGACAAAGACACGCCAAAGACTTTCGAGACCGCGGCGATAAATGACGCCATCTCAACAAACCTTAGCACATTTAGCGCAAATGGCGGTAAGCTAATCATCGTAACTGGCGTCTCAGACCCAGTCTTCTCAGCAAAAGATCAAAGGGATTGGTTTAAAAAGCTAGAGGCTAATAATGAAAATAGCCAAAATTTCGCGGCATTTTTTGCGCTACCTGGGATGAACCACTGCGGTGGCGGCAACGGCATAGATGACGTCGATCCGCTTAGTGCGCTTGAAGCGTGGCATGAAAAGGGCGAAGCGCCAAAGAGCATGCTAGCAAAAAGCAAGACCTACGCTGGCAAGGAATTTTTAGTGTGTGCGTATCCAAAGGTGGCTACATACGTGGGCGGTGACGTGAGCAAGGCAAGTAGCTTTGTTTGCAAGTAA
- a CDS encoding DUF2798 domain-containing protein, with translation MSAFMAFFMSFVLTYLNLGFVDGFVKIWLIAYVKAFVVAYPVLLLVSPFVTKLTQILCKK, from the coding sequence ATGTCAGCATTTATGGCGTTTTTTATGTCATTTGTGCTGACGTATCTAAATCTTGGCTTTGTTGATGGCTTTGTGAAAATTTGGCTAATCGCTTATGTAAAAGCCTTTGTAGTGGCGTATCCTGTGCTTTTGCTAGTCTCTCCATTTGTAACAAAACTCACACAAATTTTATGTAAAAAATAA